A genomic window from Elusimicrobiota bacterium includes:
- a CDS encoding metal ABC transporter permease: MSVILEMLKPDFLLHHAVWGSVVVGFVCPLVGVYFILRRLVFWGVALPQVSASGIAFAFMLQGLGLNFLAGGEAREKHLAIVGALVFTVGTILVLAALERRGAGVSEGRIGVLYALAGATAILFVAWNAAGETEMLGLLKGEIVAISESDFHAMLDVFAVVAACMFLFQREFTLVSYDRDMAVTLGRSVLVWDLLLYLIIGVTVSLGVMTVGPLVIFGFLVIPPMAALPWAGGMLSFSILASILGGLSAFAGFYLSYAHDLPLGPVVVCVACCVYVLSSAARLVSPRSS, from the coding sequence ATGAGCGTTATCCTCGAGATGCTCAAGCCGGACTTCCTGCTGCACCACGCCGTGTGGGGGAGCGTCGTCGTCGGCTTCGTCTGCCCTCTCGTCGGCGTCTACTTCATCCTCCGGCGCCTGGTGTTCTGGGGCGTGGCGCTCCCCCAGGTCTCGGCCTCCGGCATCGCCTTCGCCTTCATGCTCCAGGGCCTGGGCCTGAACTTCCTCGCGGGCGGAGAGGCCCGGGAGAAGCACTTGGCCATCGTCGGCGCGCTCGTCTTCACCGTCGGGACGATCCTGGTCCTCGCCGCGCTCGAGCGCCGCGGAGCCGGGGTATCGGAGGGCCGCATCGGCGTCCTGTACGCGCTCGCGGGCGCGACGGCGATCCTCTTCGTCGCCTGGAACGCCGCCGGGGAGACCGAGATGCTCGGCCTGCTCAAGGGCGAGATCGTCGCGATCTCCGAGTCCGACTTCCACGCGATGCTCGACGTCTTCGCCGTCGTGGCCGCGTGCATGTTCCTTTTCCAGCGCGAGTTCACCTTGGTCTCCTATGACCGGGACATGGCCGTGACCTTGGGCCGCAGCGTGCTGGTCTGGGACCTCCTGCTCTACCTGATCATCGGCGTCACCGTCTCGCTCGGCGTCATGACCGTAGGCCCCCTCGTGATCTTCGGCTTCCTGGTCATCCCCCCGATGGCGGCGCTTCCCTGGGCCGGGGGCATGCTGTCCTTCTCGATCCTCGCCTCGATCCTCGGCGGGCTCAGCGCCTTCGCCGGCTTCTACTTGTCCTACGCGCACGACCTGCCGCTCGGGCCGGTCGTCGTCTGCGTCGCCTGCTGCGTCTACGTCCTCTCGTCGGCCGCGCGGCTCGTCTCGCCGAGGTCCTCATGA
- a CDS encoding protein kinase codes for MGTGTGTPPASGTPPASGTPPASGTPPTSGTPPTSGTPPASGTPPASGTPPASGTPPGSPASGVPGSGGPYGGAPSPGASDGGSAAGAGRGPKEPIYGFKGLKSGINSDPLAEAREAAAAQAAAAEEQRFLHTKVGGIPPPEGKVDPVVRAAALINSTRSKLDLGDRAEAIRDATAALALAPGSPTALGLRATALNLSGRHVEAARDSRDALKARPEEGALWENLAWATLRSGDYAESVRAAGMALKINPKSALALATRGYAKQMLGDMKGLREDLEAAASLDSRFADKAALARAGKNAYDPGADDASYLLGAVAAVAGGASKSLPMALGAAAMLIALAIVAGFGYALARRGDARRAPKLEPLAAARAPADKGLLAGKYRLEGLVGKGGMGEVRRAKDMTLGRPVAIKTLVSALDQGREGAEWRARLRKEAMTVAAIHHPGIVDIYEIVEEDDALHLVFEYLEGITVHSMIAQQQRLSPAHCARLLSHVCDALAHAHSRGLVHRDLKPGNIMVTSTGYVKLLDFGIARALGEAVGAGAAPGAAAPGLRFDRTTTVAGTPVYMSPESDQGIVGPSGDVYSLGVCLYEMMTGRRPYPDAATSMEKASIHVTPPSALAPGVPPALDALVASAMAADPARRPPNVEAFRDALNDGVRGA; via the coding sequence ATGGGCACCGGGACGGGCACGCCGCCTGCCTCGGGCACGCCGCCCGCCTCCGGCACGCCGCCCGCCTCCGGCACGCCGCCTACCTCGGGCACGCCGCCCACCTCGGGCACGCCGCCCGCCTCCGGTACGCCGCCCGCCTCCGGCACGCCCCCCGCGTCCGGCACGCCTCCCGGTTCGCCCGCCTCGGGTGTTCCCGGGTCCGGCGGGCCTTACGGCGGCGCACCGTCGCCGGGGGCGTCCGACGGCGGCTCGGCCGCGGGGGCCGGACGCGGCCCCAAGGAGCCGATCTACGGCTTCAAGGGGCTCAAGAGCGGCATAAACTCCGATCCGCTCGCCGAGGCGCGAGAGGCCGCGGCCGCGCAGGCCGCCGCCGCCGAGGAGCAGCGGTTTCTTCACACCAAGGTCGGGGGCATCCCTCCGCCCGAGGGGAAGGTCGACCCGGTCGTCCGGGCCGCGGCGCTGATCAACTCGACGCGGAGCAAGCTCGATCTCGGCGACCGCGCGGAGGCGATCCGCGACGCGACCGCCGCGCTCGCGCTCGCGCCCGGCTCGCCGACGGCGCTGGGGCTTCGCGCCACGGCGTTGAACCTCTCCGGCCGCCACGTCGAGGCCGCCCGCGATTCGCGCGACGCCCTGAAGGCGCGGCCCGAGGAGGGGGCGCTGTGGGAGAATCTCGCGTGGGCGACCCTGCGCTCGGGCGATTACGCCGAGTCGGTCAGGGCGGCCGGCATGGCTTTGAAGATCAATCCGAAGAGCGCGCTGGCCCTCGCGACGCGCGGCTACGCCAAGCAGATGCTGGGCGACATGAAAGGCCTGCGCGAGGATCTGGAGGCCGCGGCCTCGCTCGACTCGCGTTTCGCCGATAAGGCCGCGCTGGCCCGCGCGGGGAAGAACGCCTACGACCCCGGCGCCGACGACGCGTCCTACCTGCTCGGCGCGGTCGCGGCGGTCGCGGGAGGCGCGTCGAAGAGCCTGCCGATGGCTCTCGGCGCCGCGGCGATGCTCATCGCCCTCGCGATCGTGGCCGGCTTCGGCTACGCTCTCGCCCGACGGGGAGACGCCCGGCGCGCGCCCAAGCTCGAGCCGCTGGCCGCGGCGCGCGCTCCCGCGGACAAGGGCCTGCTGGCCGGGAAGTACCGGCTCGAGGGCCTCGTCGGCAAAGGAGGCATGGGGGAGGTCCGCCGCGCGAAGGACATGACCTTGGGCCGGCCCGTCGCGATCAAGACCTTGGTCTCCGCGCTCGATCAGGGCCGCGAGGGCGCCGAGTGGCGCGCCCGCCTGCGCAAGGAGGCCATGACCGTGGCCGCCATCCATCACCCGGGCATCGTCGACATCTACGAGATCGTCGAGGAGGACGACGCGCTGCACCTCGTCTTCGAGTACCTCGAGGGCATCACCGTCCATTCGATGATCGCCCAGCAGCAGCGCCTGTCGCCGGCCCATTGCGCCCGCCTCCTGTCGCACGTCTGCGACGCGCTGGCGCACGCCCACTCCCGGGGGCTCGTCCATCGTGACCTGAAGCCGGGCAACATCATGGTCACCTCGACCGGGTACGTCAAGCTCCTCGATTTCGGCATCGCGCGGGCGCTGGGCGAGGCCGTCGGCGCGGGCGCCGCGCCGGGCGCCGCCGCGCCCGGCCTCCGCTTCGACCGCACCACGACGGTCGCGGGCACTCCCGTGTACATGTCGCCCGAGTCCGACCAGGGCATAGTGGGCCCCTCGGGCGACGTCTACTCCCTCGGCGTGTGTCTCTACGAGATGATGACCGGCCGCCGGCCCTATCCCGACGCGGCCACCTCCATGGAGAAGGCGTCGATCCACGTGACGCCGCCGAGCGCCCTGGCCCCCGGAGTGCCGCCGGCGCTCGACGCGCTGGTCGCGTCCGCCATGGCGGCGGACCCGGCCCGGCGGCCGCCGAACGTCGAGGCCTTCCGGGACGCCCTGAACGACGGCGTGCGCGGCGCATGA
- a CDS encoding phosphatase PAP2 family protein translates to MSVLGGFASFDRAAFGLINGVWTHPVLDKVMPLVTDPHRVPWLAYGVAPLALGAWLYKGRKHALRVLVVAAIAVGVCDMLAYRVIKPWAARPRPEYAGIGAIVRAPVGGRLGFPSNHAMNAAAAASVLAVAYPSAGIALWAGAGLVAYSRVYVGAHYPFDVLAGMAFGAILGWPWAMLMLGGGAKKKKKR, encoded by the coding sequence ATGAGCGTCCTCGGGGGCTTCGCCTCCTTCGACCGCGCCGCCTTCGGCCTGATCAACGGGGTGTGGACCCATCCTGTCCTCGACAAGGTCATGCCGCTGGTCACCGACCCGCACCGCGTCCCGTGGCTCGCCTACGGCGTCGCCCCGCTGGCGCTCGGCGCGTGGCTCTATAAAGGACGCAAGCACGCCTTGCGCGTGCTCGTCGTCGCCGCGATCGCGGTCGGCGTCTGCGACATGCTCGCCTATCGCGTCATCAAGCCCTGGGCCGCGCGGCCCCGTCCCGAGTACGCGGGGATCGGCGCGATCGTCCGCGCCCCCGTGGGCGGCCGGCTCGGCTTCCCGTCCAATCACGCGATGAACGCCGCGGCCGCGGCCTCCGTGCTCGCCGTCGCCTACCCGTCGGCCGGCATCGCCCTCTGGGCCGGAGCGGGGCTCGTCGCCTACAGCCGGGTGTACGTCGGCGCGCATTATCCGTTCGACGTGCTCGCGGGCATGGCCTTCGGCGCGATCCTGGGCTGGCCGTGGGCGATGCTGATGCTCGGCGGCGGCGCGAAGAAGAAAAAGAAGCGCTAA
- a CDS encoding metal ABC transporter ATP-binding protein — protein sequence MPKSAVEPLIRFKNAALGYGKTPVLTKVDLAVMPGSFWGILGHNGSGKTTILKTMLGLIPCLRGEFTGKGRLFGMPRFGYVPQKERLDPLYPLSARDVAEMGTYRKLELLRRLRGAGREDVVRRCLADCGAASLAGRRFSDLSGGQKQRVMIARALAAEPEILVLDEPLAGIDITTQQALLKLLKDLKERLDLTILMVSHRVSAEKGLFSHIAWVDDGLVTTGPSGEMLSKGRLSEVFRSEL from the coding sequence ATGCCGAAATCCGCGGTCGAGCCGCTGATCCGCTTCAAGAACGCCGCATTGGGCTACGGCAAGACCCCGGTCTTGACGAAGGTCGACCTCGCGGTCATGCCGGGCTCTTTCTGGGGAATCCTCGGCCACAACGGCTCGGGCAAGACGACCATCCTGAAGACGATGCTCGGGCTCATCCCCTGCCTGCGCGGCGAGTTCACGGGCAAGGGACGGCTCTTCGGCATGCCCCGCTTCGGCTATGTGCCGCAGAAGGAGCGCCTCGACCCGCTCTACCCCCTGTCGGCCCGCGACGTGGCCGAGATGGGCACGTACCGGAAGCTGGAGCTTCTCCGGAGGCTGCGCGGCGCCGGCCGCGAGGACGTCGTGCGCCGCTGCCTCGCCGACTGCGGCGCGGCTTCGCTCGCGGGACGGCGCTTCAGCGACCTCTCCGGCGGCCAGAAGCAGCGCGTCATGATCGCCCGCGCGCTCGCCGCCGAGCCCGAGATCCTCGTCCTCGACGAGCCCCTGGCCGGCATCGACATCACGACCCAGCAGGCCCTGCTCAAGCTCCTCAAGGACCTCAAGGAGCGGCTCGATCTCACGATCCTCATGGTGAGCCACCGCGTCAGCGCGGAAAAGGGGCTGTTCTCGCACATCGCGTGGGTGGACGACGGCCTCGTGACCACCGGGCCGTCCGGCGAGATGCTGTCGAAAGGCCGGCTCAGCGAGGTCTTCAGGTCCGAGCTATGA
- a CDS encoding zinc ABC transporter substrate-binding protein: MTKLAAAAALLLALSSPAEAAKLRVVATVPELADITRRVGGDLVSVDALARGTEDIHKVVMKPSFVTRLNRADAVVFLGLAVEHSFLPGLLDVARNPAMRPDPDTLNCVGKGCIDCSAGMHVLDKPHTLSRDQGDLHPQGNPHYNISPDNGPRIARNVADGLARVDPEHAGDYERNLQAYLAELEPRLAEWRKWVAPLKGLKAVSYHQDMVYLGDFTGLDFVDTIELKPGVAPTPTHLADLVKTMKERGVGVIIREQQFDMKLPEWLAVQTGAKVAVIGTMANSMPGTETYIKFCETNLRNILKTLGKEPKPS; the protein is encoded by the coding sequence ATGACCAAGCTCGCCGCCGCCGCCGCTCTGCTCCTCGCTCTTTCTTCCCCCGCCGAGGCCGCCAAGCTCCGCGTCGTCGCCACGGTCCCCGAGCTCGCCGACATCACGCGGCGCGTCGGGGGCGACCTCGTGTCGGTCGACGCGCTGGCCCGCGGCACGGAGGACATCCACAAGGTCGTCATGAAGCCGAGCTTCGTCACCAGGCTCAACCGCGCCGACGCGGTCGTATTTCTCGGTCTCGCCGTCGAGCACAGCTTCCTGCCGGGCCTGCTCGACGTGGCCCGGAACCCGGCGATGCGCCCCGACCCCGACACCCTGAACTGCGTCGGCAAGGGCTGCATCGACTGCTCCGCGGGCATGCACGTGCTCGACAAGCCGCACACCCTGAGCCGCGACCAGGGCGACCTCCACCCGCAGGGCAACCCGCATTACAACATCAGCCCGGACAACGGGCCCAGGATCGCGCGCAACGTCGCCGACGGCCTCGCGCGGGTCGACCCCGAGCACGCGGGGGACTACGAGCGGAACCTCCAGGCGTATCTCGCCGAGCTCGAGCCGCGGCTCGCCGAGTGGCGGAAGTGGGTGGCCCCGCTCAAAGGCCTCAAGGCGGTCTCCTACCACCAGGACATGGTCTACCTGGGCGACTTCACCGGCCTCGATTTCGTCGACACGATCGAGCTGAAGCCCGGGGTCGCCCCGACCCCGACGCATCTCGCGGATCTCGTCAAGACGATGAAGGAGCGCGGCGTCGGCGTCATCATCCGCGAGCAGCAGTTCGACATGAAGCTGCCCGAATGGCTCGCCGTGCAGACGGGAGCCAAGGTCGCCGTCATCGGCACGATGGCGAACTCCATGCCCGGGACCGAGACGTACATCAAGTTCTGCGAGACGAACCTGCGGAACATCCTGAAGACCCTCGGCAAGGAGCCGAAACCGTCGTGA
- a CDS encoding ZIP family metal transporter, whose amino-acid sequence MIILGAILVLAVSATVAGGAAPVVDRVVARAGLWRVQAFRSGILIAVAFGDVLPEAWRLAPAYAGWGALAAFVFCYAAENLAPLDPCHEASEDCHSHPLGKAAIAGLFLHSFFDGINLGAAAFAGTPALIAVGAATILHKLADGFTLSTMLGGDSPGLRRAALAAVALATPVGALLSSAVASRLEPWAFSLLLAFAGGSFVYIGAAEVVPRLHHREHGSLSSLASFGAGLAAMLMMRRLG is encoded by the coding sequence ATGATCATCCTCGGCGCCATCCTCGTCCTGGCCGTCTCGGCGACCGTCGCGGGCGGCGCCGCCCCCGTCGTGGACCGGGTCGTGGCGCGGGCCGGGCTGTGGCGCGTCCAGGCGTTCCGCTCGGGCATCCTGATCGCCGTCGCGTTCGGAGACGTCCTGCCCGAGGCCTGGCGCCTGGCCCCCGCCTACGCCGGCTGGGGCGCGCTGGCGGCCTTCGTGTTCTGCTACGCGGCGGAGAACCTGGCGCCTCTCGATCCCTGCCATGAGGCCTCGGAGGACTGCCACTCCCATCCTTTGGGCAAGGCGGCGATCGCCGGGCTTTTCCTGCATTCCTTCTTCGACGGGATCAATCTCGGCGCGGCCGCGTTCGCCGGGACTCCGGCCCTCATCGCGGTCGGCGCCGCCACCATCCTTCACAAGCTCGCCGACGGCTTCACTCTCTCGACCATGCTGGGCGGAGATTCTCCGGGCCTGCGCCGCGCCGCCCTCGCCGCCGTGGCGCTCGCCACGCCCGTCGGGGCTCTGCTGAGCAGCGCCGTCGCCTCGCGCCTCGAGCCCTGGGCGTTCTCCCTGCTCCTCGCGTTCGCCGGCGGCTCCTTCGTCTACATCGGCGCCGCCGAGGTGGTGCCCCGCCTGCACCACCGCGAGCACGGCAGCCTCTCCTCCCTGGCGAGCTTCGGCGCCGGCCTGGCCGCGATGCTCATGATGCGCCGCCTCGGATAG
- a CDS encoding transcriptional repressor, whose protein sequence is MQRDTSQRRAIRRALEAAGRPLGALEVLEASKTEAPGLGIATVYRNIKALLAADEISEVQLPGEPPRYEAAGKGHHHHFRCERCEKVYELGGACLPDLKNALPRGFRVTSHEVLVHGVCAACARKR, encoded by the coding sequence ATGCAGCGCGACACCTCCCAGCGGCGGGCCATCCGCCGCGCGCTCGAGGCCGCGGGGCGCCCGCTCGGGGCCCTCGAGGTCCTCGAGGCGTCGAAGACCGAGGCTCCCGGCCTCGGCATCGCCACCGTCTACCGGAACATCAAGGCCCTGCTCGCGGCCGACGAGATTTCCGAAGTCCAGCTTCCCGGCGAGCCGCCGCGCTACGAGGCGGCGGGCAAGGGCCATCATCACCATTTCCGCTGCGAGCGCTGCGAGAAGGTCTACGAGCTCGGCGGAGCCTGCCTCCCCGACCTCAAGAACGCCCTGCCGCGCGGCTTCCGCGTGACTTCCCACGAGGTCCTCGTCCACGGCGTGTGCGCCGCGTGCGCCCGCAAGAGATGA